In the genome of Phycisphaerae bacterium, one region contains:
- a CDS encoding B12-binding domain-containing radical SAM protein produces the protein MIYPNLNAEEGFNHGVACLSGQLKAAGHDVRLMNLNEKLYPVPTADQIVEQVRAYDPGLVCFSVQTMQYPYAVQISRSIREALPQIPQIAGGVHASLCLDQLIDEGYWEMIGYGECDRMLPDLVDALENGGQLGDIDNLALRMADGSYRVGELGPYPDLDTLAPEDYEIFDLDHLLSCKNGWMSMLSSRGCPYRCTYCFNHEISSLYAGQGHPRRCYLRRYPVERVIREVGQLTERHPGLETVIFDDDLFTLDTDWVERFARAYREFGLTIPYVVNAHVQAFNDRCAKALADSPCRIVKFGVESGSDALRRGFLKRYMTNDQIAEAFELCRRFGLHGSAFLMIGMPGETAGQMNETIDLMVRVRPGRMRWSVFYPFPGTESYKLAEAAGLIDMDRFRRLDNYFVGTCIRFDPSLELWLSKLQRVFHWYVNARIDWPAARVYREQLAAVEAADARAWARLRDTILPLDRQISDQLASDGIEHYSLRFTEVTAVHSDYLKREPDRYRNQSAKAWTESMK, from the coding sequence ATGATCTATCCGAACCTGAACGCGGAAGAAGGGTTCAATCACGGCGTGGCGTGCCTGTCCGGACAGCTCAAAGCGGCCGGTCACGACGTGCGGCTGATGAACCTCAACGAGAAGCTCTACCCGGTGCCCACCGCCGACCAGATCGTCGAGCAGGTGCGGGCCTACGATCCGGGCCTGGTCTGCTTCTCCGTCCAGACGATGCAGTACCCTTACGCGGTGCAGATCAGCCGGTCGATCCGCGAGGCCTTGCCGCAGATTCCCCAGATCGCCGGCGGCGTCCACGCCAGCCTGTGCCTCGATCAGTTGATCGACGAAGGCTATTGGGAGATGATCGGCTACGGCGAGTGCGACCGGATGCTGCCGGACCTGGTCGACGCCCTGGAAAACGGCGGGCAGCTCGGCGACATCGACAACCTGGCCCTGCGGATGGCCGACGGCAGCTACCGGGTCGGCGAGCTGGGCCCATACCCGGACCTGGACACCCTGGCTCCGGAAGACTACGAGATCTTCGACCTGGACCACCTGCTTTCCTGCAAGAACGGCTGGATGAGCATGCTCTCGAGCCGCGGTTGTCCGTACCGCTGCACGTACTGCTTCAACCACGAGATATCGAGCCTGTACGCCGGGCAGGGCCATCCGCGCCGCTGCTATCTGCGGCGGTACCCGGTCGAGCGGGTGATCCGCGAGGTCGGCCAGCTCACCGAGCGCCATCCGGGCCTCGAGACCGTCATTTTCGACGACGACCTGTTCACCCTCGATACGGACTGGGTCGAGCGGTTCGCCCGCGCCTACCGCGAGTTCGGCCTGACCATTCCCTACGTGGTTAACGCCCACGTCCAGGCGTTCAACGACCGCTGCGCCAAAGCCCTGGCCGACTCGCCGTGCCGGATCGTCAAGTTCGGGGTCGAGAGCGGCTCGGACGCCCTGCGGCGCGGTTTCCTGAAACGCTACATGACCAACGATCAGATCGCCGAGGCCTTCGAGCTGTGCCGGCGGTTCGGCCTGCACGGCAGCGCGTTCCTGATGATCGGCATGCCCGGCGAGACGGCCGGCCAGATGAACGAGACGATCGACCTGATGGTGCGGGTCCGCCCGGGCCGGATGCGATGGAGCGTGTTCTACCCGTTCCCGGGCACCGAGAGCTACAAGCTGGCCGAGGCGGCGGGTCTGATCGACATGGACCGGTTCCGCCGGCTCGACAACTACTTCGTCGGCACGTGCATCCGGTTCGACCCGTCGCTGGAACTGTGGCTCAGCAAGCTTCAGCGGGTCTTCCACTGGTACGTCAACGCCCGGATCGACTGGCCCGCGGCCAGGGTCTATCGCGAGCAACTCGCGGCCGTTGAGGCCGCCGACGCCCGCGCCTGGGCTCGCCTGCGCGACACGATTCTACCGCTTGACCGGCAGATCAGCGACCAGTTGGCCTCCGACGGGATCGAGCACTACTCGCTGCGGTTCACCGAGGTCACCGCCGTGCACAGCGACTACCTGAAGCGCGAACCGGATCGCTATCGGAACCAGTCGGCCAAGGCGTGGACCGAGTCGATGAAGTAG
- a CDS encoding DUF502 domain-containing protein: MKNDKSLIAVSKRLFFQGLAALLPTLITIVILVKLFSFVNDNFGRHIGRGLTYSAAWAFPHLIVSADEGLNAEQSSQRVEALANSWQMSLVGFLVAIVLVCVLGFLLASFIGRRLWRSLETTLVQLPVIKQIYPYVKQVTDYVFGERRVEFSQVVAVQYPRVGIWSIGFVTGPGMRAIRESEGEEFVSVFVPSSPTPVTGYVITVPRKDTVDLPITIDQAFRFIISGGVITPDVKLPTREESSRDSDIQESQPVMADRAERA; the protein is encoded by the coding sequence ATGAAGAATGACAAGAGCCTGATTGCGGTTTCGAAGCGGCTGTTCTTTCAGGGGCTGGCTGCGCTGCTGCCGACCCTCATTACAATTGTTATTTTAGTAAAGTTATTTTCATTTGTAAATGACAACTTCGGTCGTCACATCGGCCGGGGCCTGACGTACAGCGCAGCGTGGGCGTTTCCGCATCTGATCGTGAGCGCGGATGAGGGGCTTAACGCGGAACAGAGCAGCCAACGGGTCGAGGCCCTGGCGAACAGTTGGCAGATGTCGTTGGTCGGCTTTCTGGTCGCCATCGTGCTGGTGTGCGTCCTTGGTTTTCTGTTGGCCAGCTTCATCGGTCGACGGCTATGGCGTTCGCTGGAAACCACGCTGGTGCAGTTGCCGGTCATCAAGCAGATTTACCCGTACGTCAAGCAGGTCACGGACTACGTGTTCGGCGAGCGGCGGGTGGAGTTTTCGCAGGTGGTCGCGGTGCAGTATCCGCGCGTCGGGATCTGGTCGATCGGGTTCGTGACGGGCCCGGGCATGCGGGCCATCAGGGAGTCCGAGGGTGAAGAATTTGTATCGGTATTCGTGCCGTCGAGTCCCACGCCGGTGACCGGATACGTGATCACAGTGCCGCGGAAAGACACGGTCGATCTGCCGATCACAATCGATCAGGCTTTCCGGTTCATCATCAGCGGCGGGGTGATCACGCCGGACGTCAAGCTTCCGACGCGGGAGGAGTCGAGCCGGGATTCGGACATTCAGGAGAGTCAGCCGGTGATGGCGGACCGGGCCGAGCGGGCCTAG
- the vanZ gene encoding VanZ family protein — MIGYLIAGILLMAVPGPPWRPRHLLYSAGLMAFAACDEATQALVNRGPSIHDFAADCLGAAIAAGLALTFWMSRKPCCSNNLP, encoded by the coding sequence ATGATCGGCTACCTGATCGCGGGAATCCTGCTGATGGCGGTCCCCGGACCGCCCTGGCGTCCGCGGCATCTGCTGTATTCAGCGGGACTTATGGCCTTTGCCGCGTGCGACGAGGCAACCCAGGCCCTGGTCAATCGCGGACCCTCCATTCACGATTTTGCCGCGGACTGCCTGGGAGCGGCCATCGCCGCGGGGTTGGCATTGACATTCTGGATGAGCCGCAAACCGTGCTGTTCAAACAACTTACCGTAG
- a CDS encoding DEAD/DEAH box helicase — MDVNDFLQTMQRRGEYRDQIAHIREIPAREARYGMPREPLPEAIADALSQEKIERLYEHQSLSVDMARSGRDLMIVTGTASGKTMCYNLPVIETLLSDPSARAMYIFPTKALAQDQLARLKRWAGYNEALKQAVRPATYDGDTPSSQRTRIRKQASIILTNPDMLHQGILPYHAKWSEFLRNLRWLVIDEMHIYRGIFGSQVANVLRRLDRVLEFHGAECRYIGCSATIGNPQELGELLTGRKLDVIEKDGSPRGKKYFVLWNPPFVDDGRVVRRSANIEGKRLFTELVRSGVQTIVFTRARVVAELIYKYAVEEFRQHNENELGKRIKPYRGGFLPEERRQIEQQLFSGKLMGVSATTALELGIDVGSLDAAVLVGYPGTVSSAWQQAGRAGRRSEQSLAILVAYNDPIDQYLMHHPDYFFSRNVERAIVDPSNPHILASQLACAAFELPLATHDGHFFGPKFASTLEALAGEEGQLRRIVDRWYHASSTFPAAHVNLRTISESSYAVVDASGKENQVIGSIDSTSAPEQLYPGAVYLHEGRSYVVSELDLATRVAMVKPAEVDYYTQPVLHSRSEILADEAQATGPCGAVTFGRVKVIWQTVAFKKLKFYTMEVVGQDALDLPELDLDTRGLWFLPDESIWDEVRDAGYVPIQALSGLRNLMIWSLPILAMCDPQDIGGQINVNRFQRPAIILYDRYLGGLGFSRRGFDEFETLLKLAHQIVAECTCEGGCPSCVGLPLLRAPIHQDPDLQGRPEIPDKEGTLFLLERFREREWRMC, encoded by the coding sequence ATGGACGTCAACGATTTCCTTCAGACGATGCAGCGGCGGGGCGAATATCGGGACCAGATCGCCCACATCCGGGAGATTCCGGCCCGCGAGGCGCGGTACGGCATGCCGCGGGAGCCGCTGCCCGAGGCGATCGCCGACGCCCTGTCGCAGGAGAAGATCGAGCGGCTCTACGAGCACCAGAGCCTGTCGGTGGACATGGCCCGATCCGGGCGCGACCTGATGATCGTGACGGGCACCGCCTCGGGCAAGACGATGTGCTACAATCTGCCGGTGATCGAGACGCTGCTGTCGGACCCGTCGGCGCGGGCGATGTACATTTTTCCGACCAAGGCTCTGGCCCAGGATCAGCTTGCCCGCTTGAAGCGGTGGGCGGGTTACAACGAGGCGCTGAAGCAGGCGGTGCGTCCGGCGACCTACGACGGCGATACGCCCTCGTCGCAGCGGACCAGGATTCGCAAGCAGGCCAGCATCATCCTGACCAACCCGGACATGCTGCACCAGGGGATTCTGCCGTACCACGCCAAGTGGAGCGAGTTTTTGCGGAACCTGCGGTGGCTGGTGATCGACGAGATGCACATCTACCGCGGGATTTTCGGCTCGCAGGTTGCCAACGTGCTGCGCCGGCTGGACCGGGTGCTGGAGTTTCACGGGGCCGAGTGCCGTTACATCGGCTGTTCGGCGACGATCGGCAATCCGCAGGAGTTGGGTGAGCTTCTGACGGGCCGGAAGCTCGATGTGATCGAGAAGGACGGCTCGCCGCGGGGCAAGAAGTACTTCGTACTGTGGAACCCGCCGTTCGTGGATGACGGTCGGGTGGTGCGGCGGTCGGCGAACATCGAGGGCAAGCGGCTGTTCACCGAGCTGGTGCGAAGCGGCGTACAGACCATCGTATTCACCCGGGCCCGGGTGGTGGCTGAGCTGATCTACAAGTACGCGGTCGAGGAGTTCCGGCAGCACAACGAGAACGAACTGGGCAAACGGATCAAACCGTATCGCGGCGGCTTCCTGCCGGAAGAGCGGCGGCAGATCGAGCAACAGCTCTTTTCGGGCAAGCTGATGGGCGTCAGCGCGACGACGGCGCTGGAGTTGGGGATCGACGTGGGCAGCCTCGACGCGGCGGTGCTGGTCGGTTACCCGGGCACGGTCAGTTCGGCATGGCAGCAGGCCGGCCGGGCCGGACGGCGATCGGAGCAGTCGTTGGCCATCCTGGTGGCGTACAACGATCCGATCGACCAGTACCTGATGCACCATCCGGACTATTTCTTCTCGCGGAACGTCGAGCGGGCGATCGTCGATCCGTCCAATCCGCACATCCTGGCCAGCCAGTTGGCGTGTGCGGCGTTCGAGCTGCCGCTGGCGACCCACGACGGGCATTTCTTCGGGCCGAAGTTCGCCTCCACGCTGGAGGCCCTGGCGGGCGAGGAGGGCCAGCTTCGCCGGATCGTCGACCGCTGGTACCACGCCAGCAGCACATTCCCAGCCGCCCACGTAAATCTGCGGACGATCAGCGAGAGCAGCTACGCCGTGGTCGACGCGTCGGGCAAAGAGAACCAGGTAATCGGCAGCATTGACAGCACCTCAGCTCCGGAACAGCTCTATCCGGGAGCGGTCTACCTGCACGAGGGGCGAAGCTACGTGGTGAGCGAGTTGGACCTGGCCACGCGGGTGGCGATGGTCAAACCCGCTGAGGTCGACTACTACACCCAGCCGGTGCTGCACAGCCGTTCGGAAATTCTGGCCGATGAGGCCCAGGCGACCGGCCCGTGCGGTGCGGTCACATTCGGACGGGTCAAAGTAATCTGGCAGACGGTTGCGTTCAAGAAACTCAAGTTTTACACGATGGAGGTTGTCGGCCAGGACGCCCTGGACCTTCCGGAGTTGGACCTGGACACCCGCGGCCTGTGGTTTCTGCCGGATGAGTCGATCTGGGACGAGGTCCGCGACGCCGGTTACGTGCCCATCCAGGCCCTCAGCGGCCTTCGCAACCTGATGATCTGGTCATTGCCGATTTTGGCCATGTGCGACCCGCAGGACATCGGCGGGCAGATTAACGTCAACCGCTTCCAGCGGCCGGCGATCATACTTTATGATCGTTATCTGGGCGGTTTAGGATTCTCCCGCCGCGGGTTCGACGAGTTCGAGACGCTGCTGAAGCTGGCCCACCAGATCGTGGCCGAGTGCACGTGTGAGGGCGGTTGTCCGTCGTGCGTGGGCCTGCCGCTGTTGCGGGCTCCGATCCATCAGGACCCGGACCTTCAGGGGCGCCCGGAAATCCCGGACAAGGAGGGGACGCTATTTCTGCTGGAACGGTTCCGGGAGCGGGAGTGGCGGATGTGCTGA
- a CDS encoding asparagine--tRNA ligase, producing the protein MAETKQYVTINRLGQVVGREVTLRGWVRRVRSSGKVLFAVIRDGTGICQAVLEKQAQTAELFEALDHLGIESVVELTGVVRADERAPGGYETAVRDGRVLHATSDFPITPKPHGVDFLFKHRHLWLRVPRQNAIMRIRDTLIWSIREYFHKEGFTLVDTPIFAPSAGEGASTLFRVDYFEEDVFLAQTGQLYLESAAAALGKVYCFGPTFRAEKSKTRRHLTEFWMVEPELTFVDLDELTALAEDFVCYIVGCVLDRHRKDLEELGRDVGPLEKIQKPFVRLTYDQAIEILHGEPAERLILGEQRELEARIAGAEARLVQMESQRDQTTKAWQKDKLSAEIVELREELAEWREQTRNLPDHLALAKGFVWGQDLGGSDETIVSKLHERPVFVTHYPREAKAFYMRQDRKRPAVVENFDMLAPEGYGEVIGGSVREEDLDRLAARMEEEKLPLEPYQWYLDLRRYGSVPHGGFGLGVERTLAWICGIRHIRETIAFPRMMGRIYP; encoded by the coding sequence ATGGCGGAAACGAAGCAGTACGTGACGATCAACCGACTGGGCCAGGTGGTGGGCCGGGAGGTGACGCTGCGCGGCTGGGTCCGGCGGGTGCGCAGCTCGGGGAAGGTGCTGTTCGCGGTAATCCGCGACGGGACGGGTATCTGCCAGGCGGTGCTGGAGAAGCAGGCCCAGACGGCTGAGCTGTTCGAGGCTCTGGACCATCTGGGCATCGAGAGCGTGGTGGAGCTGACGGGCGTGGTGCGGGCGGACGAGCGGGCGCCGGGCGGATACGAAACGGCGGTCCGCGACGGGCGGGTGCTGCACGCGACCAGCGACTTTCCGATCACTCCCAAACCGCACGGCGTGGACTTCCTGTTCAAACACCGGCACCTCTGGCTTCGGGTGCCGCGGCAGAACGCGATCATGCGGATCCGCGACACGCTGATCTGGTCGATCCGCGAGTACTTCCACAAGGAAGGTTTCACGCTGGTCGATACGCCGATTTTCGCGCCCAGCGCGGGCGAGGGGGCCTCGACGCTGTTTCGGGTGGACTACTTCGAGGAGGACGTGTTCCTGGCCCAGACGGGGCAATTGTATCTGGAGTCGGCGGCGGCGGCGTTGGGCAAGGTGTACTGCTTCGGTCCGACGTTCCGGGCGGAGAAGTCCAAGACCCGCCGGCACCTGACCGAGTTCTGGATGGTCGAGCCGGAGTTGACGTTCGTCGACCTGGACGAGTTGACGGCGCTGGCGGAGGATTTCGTCTGCTACATTGTCGGCTGTGTGCTCGATCGGCACCGCAAGGATCTGGAGGAGTTAGGCAGGGACGTTGGTCCGCTGGAGAAGATTCAAAAGCCTTTCGTGCGTCTGACGTACGATCAGGCGATCGAGATTCTGCACGGCGAGCCGGCCGAGCGGCTGATCCTGGGCGAGCAGCGGGAGCTGGAAGCCCGGATCGCCGGCGCCGAAGCGCGTCTGGTTCAGATGGAATCGCAGCGGGATCAGACCACCAAGGCGTGGCAGAAGGACAAGCTCTCCGCTGAGATCGTCGAGCTGCGGGAGGAGCTCGCCGAGTGGCGCGAGCAAACGAGGAATCTGCCGGACCACCTGGCGTTGGCCAAGGGGTTCGTCTGGGGCCAGGATCTGGGCGGTTCGGACGAGACGATCGTTTCGAAGCTGCACGAGCGGCCGGTATTTGTGACCCACTACCCTCGCGAGGCCAAGGCGTTCTACATGCGCCAGGACCGGAAGCGGCCGGCGGTGGTGGAGAACTTCGACATGCTGGCCCCGGAGGGCTACGGCGAGGTGATCGGCGGATCGGTCCGCGAGGAGGACCTGGACCGCTTGGCGGCGCGGATGGAAGAGGAGAAGCTGCCGCTCGAGCCGTACCAGTGGTATCTGGACCTTCGGCGGTACGGGAGCGTGCCGCACGGCGGTTTCGGGTTGGGCGTGGAACGGACGCTGGCGTGGATCTGCGGGATCAGGCACATTCGGGAGACGATCGCCTTTCCGCGGATGATGGGACGTATCTACCCGTAG
- a CDS encoding DedA family protein, whose amino-acid sequence MLTLLAIINYELLLRKWLYLGMLALLVLSSFGAPIPEDIPLLLAGCLCRLGYGHWFYATLVGLGGVLFGDMLLYFLGRRFGMGVLNMRPFNLLFTRTHIAQMKLVFRRWGHFIIFFGRFFAGVRSVMCVTAGVCQVPAWKFILVDVSGAMVTVPLLVGLGWLFSASIAKLTEGMLAVEHVLAGLAAAGIAGWIIYIHLAKTRRKAIVRRLAAPPASEATGSQSEGKEEVADDADCARN is encoded by the coding sequence GTGCTGACACTACTAGCGATCATCAATTACGAACTGCTGCTTCGCAAGTGGCTGTATCTCGGGATGCTGGCGTTGCTGGTGCTCTCGAGTTTCGGCGCGCCGATTCCGGAGGACATACCGCTGCTGCTGGCCGGCTGCCTGTGCCGGCTGGGATACGGCCACTGGTTCTACGCGACGCTGGTGGGATTGGGCGGGGTGCTGTTCGGCGACATGCTGCTGTATTTTCTGGGCCGGCGTTTCGGGATGGGCGTGCTGAACATGCGTCCGTTCAACCTGCTGTTCACGCGGACTCACATCGCGCAGATGAAGCTGGTTTTCCGGCGATGGGGGCACTTTATCATTTTCTTCGGGCGGTTTTTCGCGGGCGTGCGTTCGGTGATGTGCGTGACGGCGGGCGTGTGCCAGGTTCCGGCGTGGAAGTTCATCCTGGTGGACGTTTCCGGCGCGATGGTGACGGTGCCGCTGCTGGTCGGGCTGGGCTGGCTGTTCAGCGCGAGCATCGCCAAGCTGACGGAAGGGATGCTGGCGGTCGAGCACGTGCTGGCGGGGCTGGCGGCGGCGGGGATCGCCGGCTGGATCATCTACATCCACCTGGCCAAGACCCGTCGCAAGGCGATTGTCCGGCGTCTGGCGGCGCCGCCGGCGTCCGAGGCGACGGGCAGCCAATCCGAGGGCAAGGAGGAGGTTGCCGACGATGCCGACTGCGCCCGTAATTGA
- a CDS encoding helix-turn-helix domain-containing protein yields the protein MTDPSKGDQSALRIGQRVKKHRKKAGLSLEQLARLSGVSAAMLSQIEQEKANPTVAVVWKIARALHVDLSELLEDARVRHRFQVIRADDERYLFSRDQRCTVRTLSPLNLEKDVEFYQIDLAPGGSLDSDPHFHNTEEILCVASGRITVRSLDHEVNLAAGDSVHYSADVNHSISNPGPDPATTFLVVKYRGE from the coding sequence ATGACCGACCCGTCCAAAGGCGACCAGTCCGCCCTTCGGATCGGCCAGCGGGTCAAGAAGCACCGTAAAAAGGCTGGGCTCTCGCTCGAACAACTCGCCCGCCTCAGCGGCGTCAGCGCGGCCATGCTCTCCCAGATCGAACAGGAAAAGGCCAATCCCACCGTCGCTGTGGTCTGGAAGATCGCCCGGGCCCTGCACGTCGATCTCTCCGAACTGCTCGAAGACGCCCGCGTCCGACACCGCTTCCAGGTCATCCGAGCCGACGACGAACGCTACCTCTTCAGCCGCGATCAGCGGTGCACCGTCCGGACCCTCTCGCCCCTCAATCTCGAAAAAGACGTCGAGTTCTACCAGATCGACCTGGCGCCCGGCGGCAGCCTCGACAGCGATCCGCATTTCCACAACACCGAGGAGATCCTCTGCGTCGCCTCGGGAAGGATCACCGTCCGTTCGCTGGACCACGAGGTGAACCTTGCAGCCGGCGATTCGGTGCACTACTCAGCCGACGTGAACCACTCGATCAGCAATCCCGGACCCGATCCCGCCACCACCTTCCTGGTCGTCAAATACCGCGGCGAATAG
- the raiA gene encoding ribosome-associated translation inhibitor RaiA has product MQVSIVGRHMDVPESFKEYAETKLAKLPRVFDRVMMIEVILEGQASQKSVEILVSAAGHSDFVAREEGDDVFACFDLCHDKIDHQLRRYKEKIRNRKHPERPGAGGS; this is encoded by the coding sequence GTGCAGGTGAGCATTGTTGGACGACATATGGACGTGCCGGAGAGTTTCAAGGAATACGCTGAGACCAAGCTGGCCAAGCTTCCGCGGGTCTTTGACCGGGTGATGATGATCGAGGTGATCCTGGAGGGCCAGGCCTCGCAGAAATCCGTGGAGATTCTGGTTTCGGCCGCTGGGCACAGCGACTTCGTGGCCCGCGAGGAGGGCGATGACGTGTTTGCCTGCTTCGACCTGTGCCACGACAAGATCGATCATCAGCTTCGTCGATACAAGGAGAAGATTCGCAATCGCAAGCACCCGGAACGGCCCGGAGCGGGCGGAAGCTAG
- a CDS encoding ParA family protein, with translation MHRIAVINQKGGVGKTTTVANLGPAIARAGWPVIVVDLDPQANLTTHLGVEPRPETPNIYHVLSQQKSLAEVLAKVDENLWLAPSNIDLAAAEVELSSVVGREVILRDAVEECGDDYKFMFIDCPPSLGILTLNALCAADEVFITLQPHFLALQGLGKLLETVHLVAKRINHRLKVSGVVLCMYESGTKLANEVLADLERFIEQSRGQPVPWAEAVVFQSRIRRNIKLAEAPSFGMDIFGYAPQSNGAEDYAALSREVLAHYGYPARPIGQPSGPAASASSAPESDEAEAVEGLRPEEAEPLVHAPLPSQPPNAEPRPAADRPVENPDEQPPTEPKTADQGSPDRLPDGMGGPDPLA, from the coding sequence ATGCATCGGATTGCAGTCATCAACCAGAAAGGCGGGGTCGGCAAAACGACCACGGTGGCGAACCTGGGCCCGGCGATCGCCCGGGCGGGATGGCCCGTGATCGTGGTGGATCTGGACCCGCAGGCGAACCTGACCACGCACCTGGGGGTCGAGCCGCGGCCCGAGACGCCGAATATCTACCACGTTCTCTCGCAGCAGAAGAGCCTGGCTGAGGTGCTGGCGAAGGTGGACGAGAACCTGTGGCTGGCCCCATCCAACATCGACCTGGCCGCCGCTGAGGTCGAGCTTTCCAGCGTGGTCGGGCGCGAGGTCATTCTCCGCGACGCGGTTGAGGAGTGCGGCGACGATTACAAGTTCATGTTCATCGACTGTCCGCCGTCGCTGGGAATTCTGACCCTCAACGCCCTCTGTGCCGCCGATGAGGTGTTCATCACGCTTCAGCCGCATTTTCTGGCCCTCCAGGGCCTGGGCAAGCTGCTGGAGACGGTGCACCTGGTGGCCAAGCGGATCAACCACCGCCTGAAGGTCAGCGGCGTGGTGCTGTGCATGTACGAGAGCGGCACCAAACTGGCCAACGAGGTGCTGGCGGATCTGGAGCGGTTCATCGAACAGAGCCGCGGCCAGCCGGTCCCGTGGGCGGAGGCGGTGGTCTTTCAGAGCCGCATCCGCCGCAACATCAAGCTCGCTGAGGCCCCCAGCTTCGGGATGGACATCTTCGGCTACGCCCCGCAGAGCAACGGGGCTGAGGACTATGCCGCCCTCAGCCGGGAGGTTCTGGCCCACTACGGTTACCCGGCGCGGCCCATCGGGCAGCCGTCCGGTCCGGCCGCTTCGGCTTCGTCCGCCCCGGAGTCGGACGAAGCCGAAGCCGTCGAGGGCCTGCGGCCCGAGGAGGCGGAACCCCTGGTCCACGCCCCACTGCCCAGCCAGCCCCCTAACGCTGAGCCGCGACCCGCAGCGGACCGGCCCGTGGAGAACCCGGATGAACAGCCCCCCACCGAGCCGAAAACGGCGGATCAGGGCAGCCCTGATCGCCTACCTGACGGTATGGGCGGTCCTGACCCACTGGCCTAA
- a CDS encoding DEAD/DEAH box helicase — protein sequence MAGLNRFEDFELSRKLQEAISSARLEKPTELQKQVIPPALDGCDVIFEARSGMGKSACFGIPFLQNWLRNRNQKGMIVTATADGVRQMGKVISRLCPALKTKVLKFTAKDDFFYPDLLARSPMAILELAVVERFIKREKEFASSVKMLGIDDFDKLLEHEERLSQAISPLSTDRQTLISAVELTEQVIERGRWYCDPNRLEKVKLTRPEAKWSGEQVRLQYMVVEEEDRFDRLLELLSGLSEKVVMIITDLDRVSRYVADRLVSAKIPAEVLAYSMQLDAKQSIAVTTGESGRGVMVGCEAALNGVNLPKVDHVISWELPSQIDSYWRRVDRFVHAGELGATLMVDQERVGAIRMLERRLGRNMEEVLVRPGAPERTERRERRPERSERAERPERREPPARPREERPHPAAAAETAEPQAEAVQAAPPVVAEEVSEQALIIPERFRMPVFATPEQVQDLAPEGFVKTLGSKFVPARKKR from the coding sequence ATGGCAGGACTGAATCGGTTTGAAGATTTCGAGTTGAGTCGCAAGCTGCAGGAGGCGATCAGTTCGGCGCGGCTGGAGAAGCCGACGGAGCTTCAGAAGCAGGTGATTCCGCCGGCTCTGGACGGCTGCGACGTGATCTTCGAGGCCCGGAGCGGGATGGGCAAGAGCGCGTGCTTCGGGATTCCGTTTCTTCAGAACTGGCTTCGGAATCGGAATCAGAAGGGGATGATCGTCACGGCGACGGCGGACGGGGTTCGGCAGATGGGCAAGGTGATTTCGCGGCTTTGCCCGGCCCTCAAGACCAAGGTGCTCAAGTTCACGGCGAAGGACGACTTTTTCTACCCGGATCTGCTGGCCCGTTCGCCGATGGCGATACTGGAGCTGGCGGTGGTCGAACGGTTCATCAAGCGGGAGAAGGAGTTTGCCTCGTCGGTCAAGATGCTGGGGATCGACGATTTCGACAAGCTGCTGGAGCACGAGGAACGGCTGAGCCAGGCGATCTCGCCGTTGAGCACGGACCGCCAGACGCTGATCAGCGCGGTGGAGTTGACCGAGCAGGTGATCGAGCGCGGGCGTTGGTACTGCGACCCGAACCGGCTGGAGAAGGTCAAGCTGACGCGTCCGGAGGCCAAGTGGTCGGGCGAGCAGGTGCGGCTGCAGTACATGGTGGTGGAAGAGGAGGACCGGTTCGACCGTCTGCTGGAGCTGCTGTCGGGCCTGAGCGAGAAGGTGGTGATGATCATCACGGACCTGGACCGGGTATCGCGTTACGTGGCGGACCGGCTGGTCAGCGCGAAGATACCGGCGGAGGTGCTGGCGTATTCGATGCAGTTGGACGCCAAGCAGTCGATTGCCGTTACGACGGGCGAGTCCGGCCGCGGCGTGATGGTCGGTTGCGAGGCGGCTTTGAACGGGGTGAACCTGCCGAAGGTGGACCACGTTATTTCGTGGGAGCTTCCCAGCCAGATCGACAGCTACTGGCGCCGGGTGGACCGTTTCGTTCACGCGGGCGAGCTGGGAGCGACTCTCATGGTGGACCAGGAGCGGGTGGGCGCCATTCGCATGCTGGAGCGGCGGTTGGGCCGGAACATGGAGGAGGTTCTGGTCCGGCCGGGCGCTCCGGAGCGAACCGAGCGTCGGGAGCGCCGGCCGGAACGGTCCGAAAGAGCGGAACGACCCGAACGGCGGGAGCCGCCGGCCCGTCCTCGCGAGGAGCGTCCGCATCCGGCCGCGGCCGCCGAGACGGCAGAGCCGCAGGCCGAAGCGGTTCAGGCGGCCCCTCCGGTCGTCGCCGAGGAGGTTTCAGAACAGGCTCTGATCATCCCGGAGCGGTTCCGGATGCCGGTGTTCGCCACGCCGGAGCAGGTCCAGGACCTGGCTCCTGAAGGCTTCGTCAAGACCCTGGGCAGCAAGTTCGTTCCGGCCCGTAAGAAGCGATAG